In Quercus robur chromosome 10, dhQueRobu3.1, whole genome shotgun sequence, a genomic segment contains:
- the LOC126703905 gene encoding uncharacterized protein LOC126703905 has protein sequence MPDRFTHPPFNFYDRKTDPIEHVSHYIQMMSLHTHNDALMCKVFPLSLGPTALRWFNELRKGSIRSFSLLIQELSVQFVTCNRVPQLVNALLSMKIRAGETLRSYASRYWELYNEIDGDNERVAASTFRMGLLEDSRLRESLTKKPPEGMRQLMRRIEEYKRLEDDRLQSKGKAPMMNRPRQTDFPFRPRGGLTIQEPAAQMGEVNVTLKELVHRILDRIKHESYFRWPKRWKETHPGGIKICTALITGTRVILPNSVGC, from the coding sequence ATGCCGGACAGGTTTACCCACCCACCGTTCAACTTCTATGACAGGAAGACTGATCCGATAGAACACGTCAGTCACTATATCCAGATGATGTCTTTGCATACTCATAACGATGCGCTGATGTGCAAGGTATTTCCTTTGAGTCTAGGACCAACTGCTTTGAGGTGGTTTAACGAGTTACGAAAAGGATCCATACGTAGTTTCTCCTTGCTAATTCAGGAGCTCAGCGTTCAGTTTGTGACATGCAACCGAGTACCTCAGTTGGTAAACGCGCTTCTTTCAATGAAAATAAGGGCGGGAGAGACCCTCCGTAGTTACGCCAGCCGGTATTGGGAGCTATACAATGAGATAGATGGAGATAACGAAAGGGTAGCAGCAAGCACTTTTAGGATGGGGTTGCTCGAGGATTCCAGGCTACGAGAGTCGTTGACCAAGAAGCCTCCCGAAGGCATGCGGCAGCTTATGAGACGCATCGAGGAATATAAACGATtagaggatgaccggctgcaaagcaaaGGTAAAGCACCAATGATGAATCGTCCCCGACAAACTGATTTCCCTTTCAGGCCTCGGGGGGGTTTAACGATTCAAGAGCCAGCCGCACAGATGGGAGAAGTGAATGTAACGTTGAAGGAACTGGTACATAGGATTCTTGACCGGATCAAACACGAGTCGTATTTTCGATGGCCGAAAAGATGGAAGGAGACCCATCCAGGAGGAATCAAAATCTGTACTGCACTTATCACTGGGACAAGGGTCATACTACCGAACAGTGTTGGGTGTTAA
- the LOC126703906 gene encoding uncharacterized protein LOC126703906, with protein sequence MYLDLFKGLGLRKEDLMKHTSPLVGFDDKVVIPEGQISLPVIMGGKEVAVTFMIVSSFFPYTAILGRPWIHSIRVVPSTLHVKIKFPIEQGVIVMRGDQQATRQCLIVVMNWKWGNQVNQGETTEQLVGASMSNEEGVQVLLFLIQNMDVFTWNPYEVPEVDPGFIVHKLNVDPSYPSKKQKLRRSVKDLVEAVRQEVEKLKEVGAIKETFFPEWLANTVVVRKKNGKWMVCVDFTNLN encoded by the exons ATGTACCTTGATCTGTTCAAGGGACTCGGGCTAAGGAAGGAGGACCTGATGAAACACACTTCGCCTTTGGTTGGGTTCGACGACAAAGTAGTGATTCCTGAGGGGCAAATTTCCCTTCCCGTGATTATGGGGGGGAAGGAGGTGGCAGTGACATTTATGATAGTAAGTTCATTTTTCCCGTATACTGCCATTCTAGGAAGACCGTGGATCCATTCAATAAGGGTTGTCCCATCTACACTACATGTAAAGATCAAGTTCCCAATTGAGCAAGGTGTCATAGTGATGAGAGGAGACCAGCAAGCGACCAGACAGTGTCTTATCGTCGTAATGAATTGGAAGTGGGGGAATCAAGTCAATCAGGGAGAAACCACCGAACAATTG gttGGAGCAAGCATGAGTAATGAGGAAGGGGTCCAAGTATTGCTGTTTTTGATTCAAAACATGGATGTTTTCACTTGGAACCCTTATGAAGTTCCCGAGGTTGATCCCGGATTTATCGTCCACAAGCTTAACGTAGACCCCTCATATCCCTCGAAGAAACAAAAGCTAAGAAGGTCAGTCAAAGACCTTGTTGAGGCGGTAAGGCAAGAGGTAGAGAAGCTGAAGGAGGTAGGAGCAATAAAGGAAACCTTTTTCCCAGAATGGCTGGCAAATACCGTGGTCGTCCGGAAGAAGAACGGCAAGTGGATggtttgtgtggatttcacgAACTTGAACTga